In Cryptosporangium minutisporangium, the genomic window AGGACGGCGGTCGGCGCGACGTAGGCGGACGGATGCACGACCGGCCGGGCGCCGTAGCGTTCGAGCAGCGTCATCGCGCCTGCGCCGCGTACCCGTTCTTCTCCAGCGTCGCGCGGATCCGTTCGGCGGCTTCGTCCATGTCCTCGGAGTCCGGCCGCGGGTCGGCGTTGCCGAAGTCGAGGTCGTCCATGTCCCAGGCCGGGTAGGTGTGCAGGTGCAGGTGCGGCACCTCGAACCCGGCGATGATCAGCGCCGCCCGGGGTGCGTCCCACGCCTCCTTCACGGCCTGCCCGATCGTCTGCGCGACGGTGGTGAGGTGGGTGAGGAGCTCGGCTGGGGCGTCGGTCCACTGGTCGATCTCCTGGCGCGGCACGACCAGGGTGTGGCCGGGCCGGATGGGCGCGATGCTCAAGAAACCGACCGCGTGCTCGTCTTTCCAGACGAACCGCCCGGGAAGCTCACCGTTGATGATCCGCGTGAAGATGGTCGCCACGTCGCCAGCATGCCAGAGCCGGGGTCCCGCTTGGTTGCTCTCCCGCCGTCGTCGGTCGCTGTCGGATCCTGCCGCGCAGTGGGTGTCGGATCCTGCACGCCGTGAGGTGCAGGATCCGACACCCCCGCGGTGCTGCGTCCACAGATCGCGACCCGCCCCTGTCGAGGGGGGCGGTTCCGCACCACGGTGGCCCCGTGGATTCCGATGCAGCCCTCGCGCAGCTGCTCGCCGTACAGCAGGGCCTCATTCTGCGGCGGCAGGCGCGCGACCTCGGGCTGACCGACCGGGCGATCGCGTGGCGCATCGCGCAGGGCGACTGGCGACGGGTCTTCCCGGGGCTCTACGCCACGTTCGCCGGGGCGCCCACGGAGGAACAGCGCCTGATCGCCGCGACGCTCTACGGCGGCCCGGGCACGCAGATCACCGGCGTGGCCGCACTCCGCTGGCACGGGCTGCGCTACCTGCCCGACGAACCATGGGTCCACGTCTTGAAGCCGGGCGGATGCTGGAAAGATTCCCGCGGATTCGTCG contains:
- a CDS encoding HIT family protein is translated as MATIFTRIINGELPGRFVWKDEHAVGFLSIAPIRPGHTLVVPRQEIDQWTDAPAELLTHLTTVAQTIGQAVKEAWDAPRAALIIAGFEVPHLHLHTYPAWDMDDLDFGNADPRPDSEDMDEAAERIRATLEKNGYAAQAR